A window of the Gossypium hirsutum isolate 1008001.06 chromosome A05, Gossypium_hirsutum_v2.1, whole genome shotgun sequence genome harbors these coding sequences:
- the LOC107958402 gene encoding uncharacterized protein, giving the protein MEGFRSKSYRDGEMQMDSYYYQAKEGGPRNMQDLRCYSANYANSVQPPNQLGKEIKMKKSKSTFGSSSKSWSFNDPELQRKKRVAGYKVYAVEGKMKGSLRKSFRWIKDYVLYGWR; this is encoded by the coding sequence ATGGAGGGTTTCAGATCCAAATCATACAGGGATGGTGAGATGCAGATGGATAGCTACTACTATCAAGCTAAAGAAGGAGGGCCAAGGAACATGCAAGACCTCAGATGCTACAGTGCCAATTATGCCAACTCTGTTCAACCACCAAATCAGCTGGGCAAGGAAATTAAGATGAAGAAAAGCAAAAGCACTTTTGGGTCTTCTTCAAAATCATGGAGCTTCAATGATCCGGAGCTGCAGAGGAAGAAAAGGGTTGCTGGTTACAAGGTTTACGCGGTTGAAGGCAAGATGAAAGGGTCTCTAAGGAAAAGCTTTAGGTGGATCAAAGACTATGTATTGTATGGGTGGCGCTGA
- the LOC107958403 gene encoding eukaryotic initiation factor 4A-10: MAGLAPEGSQFDARQYDQKMTELLQTDGDDFFTSYDEVYDSFDAMGLQENLLRGIYAYGFEKPSAIQQRGIVPFCKGLDVIQQAQSGTGKTATFCSGILQQLDYAMVQCQALVLAPTRELAQQIEKVMRALGDYLGVKVHACVGGTSVREDQRILQSGVHVVVGTPGRVFDMLRRQSLRPDYIKMFVLDEADEMLSRGFKDQIYDIFQLLPAKIQVGVFSATMPPEALEITRKFMNKPVRILVKRDELTLEGIKQFYVNVEKEEWKLETLCDLYETLAITQSVIFVNTRRKVDWLTDKMRSRDHTVSATHGDMDQNTRDIIMREFRSGSSRVLITTDLLARGIDVQQVSLVINYDLPTQPENYLHRIGRSGRFGRKGVAINFVTNDDERMLYDIQKFYNVIIEELPSNVADLL, translated from the exons ATGGCAGGTTTGGCACCGGAAGGATCCCAATTTGATGCTCGCCAATATGATCAGAAAATGACTGAGTT GCTCCAAACTGATGGAGATGATTTTTTCACAAGTTATGATGAAGTTTATGACAGTTTTGATGCAATGGGACTTCAAGAGAATCTTCTGAGGGGTATCTATGCGTATG GTTTTGAGAAGCCTTCTGCAATTCAACAACGAGGTATTGTTCCATTTTGCAAGGGTCTTGATGTTATTCAGCAGGCACAGTCTGGAACTGGGAAGACAGCAACTTTCTGCTCTGGAATTCTACAACAACTTGATTATGCTATGGTCCAATGCCAGGCTCTGGTTTTGGCACCCACTAGGGAGTTGGCACAACAGATTGAGAAAGTGATGCGGGCACTTGGTGATTACCTTGGTGTTAAGGTCCATGCTTGTGTTGGGGGGACAAGTGTTCGTGAGGACCAGCGCATTCTTCAAAGTGGTGTTCATGTTGTTGTTGGCACTCCTGGTCGTGTCTTTGACATGTTGAGGAGGCAGTCACTCCGCCCAGATTATATTAAGATGTTTGTTTTGGATGAGGCTGATGAAATGCTTTCTCGTGGTTTTAAGGATCAG ATCTACGATATCTTCCAGCTGCTGCCAGCCAAGATTCAGGTGGGAGTATTTTCTGCCACAATGCCACCTGAAGCCCTTGAGATCACTAGGAAGTTCATGAACAAACCAGTGAGAATTTTGGTTAAGCGTGATGAGCTCACCCTCGAGGGTATCAAGCAGTTTTATGTGAATGTTGAAAAGGAGGAATGGAAGCTTGAAACTCTTTGTGATCTCTATGAGACCCTTGCCATCACCCAGAGTGTCATTTTCGTGAACACAAGGCGCAAGGTTGACTGGCTAACTGACAAGATGCGAAGCCGTGACCACACGGTTTCTGCCACCCATGGAGACATGGACCAGAACACTCGTGACATCATCATGCGTGAATTCCGCTCTGGTTCTTCTCGTGTTCTCATCACAACTGATCTCCTTGCTCGTGGTATTGATGTGCAGCAAGTGtctctagtcataaactatgatCTGCCGACTCAACCAGAAAACTACCTCCACCGTATCGGACGAAGTGGAAGGTTTGGAAGGAAAGGTGTTGCCATTAACTTTGTGACTAATGATGACGAGAGAATGCTGTATGACATCCAGAAGTTCTACAATGTGATCATTGAGGAGCTGCCGTCAAACGTCGCTGATCTCCTTTGA
- the LOC107958406 gene encoding telomere repeat-binding factor 4 — MGNQKQKWTAEEEEALLAGITKHGPGKWKNILKDPEFAPFLTHRSNIDLKDKWRNLSVSTSTQGARDKSRAPKVKAIVASLPNTPNSSAPVALRAHNVTSDTVVGDSSNNGIDGKNAPRYNTMIFEALSTIKDTNGCDISAIVSYIEQRHEVPPNFRRLLSSRLRRLVSQGKLEKVQNCYKIREDTLMGTETPTPKQKDVRLRQNSGAIGSGETVEEAAITTAYKVAEAENKSFLAAEAVKEAERVSKMAEDTDSMLQLVKEIYEQCSRGETVILV, encoded by the exons ATGGGAAACCAGAAACAAAAGTGGACGGCGGAGGAAGAGGAGGCGCTTCTGGCCGGAATCACCAAACACGGTCCTGGAAAGTGGAAGAACATCCTTAAAGATCCCGAATTTGCCCCTTTCCTCACTCACCGCTCCAACATTGACCTCAAG GATAAATGGCGGAATTTGAGTGTTAGTACTTCTACTCAAGGTGCCAGAGACAAATCAAGAGCACCCAAGGTAAAAGCCATTGTTGCTTCCCTTCCCAACACTCCCAATTCTTCTGCTCCAGTTGCGTTGCGTGCTCACAATGTAACTTCTGATACTGTTGTGGGTGATTCTTCAAACAACGGCATAGACGGGAAGAATGCTCCTAG GTATAACACAATGATTTTTGAAGCCCTTTCAACCATTAAAGATACAAATGGATGTGATATAAGTGCAATTGTAAGCTACATTGAG CAAAGGCATGAGGTTCCACCAAATTTTAGAAGGTTACTAAGTTCAAGGCTGAGAAGACTTGTTTCACAAGGCAAACTGGAAAAG GTACAAAATTGCTACAAGATCAGAGAAGATACCTTGATGGGAACAGAAACACCTACCCCTAAACAAAAAGACGTACGCCTACGGCAGAATTCTGGTGCAATAGGTTCTGGTGAAACAGTAGAAGAAGCAGCCATCACAACAGCCTATAAAGTTGCTGAAGCTGAAAATAAATCGTTTTTAGCCGCTGAGGCCGTGAAGGAGGCAGAAAGAGtctccaaaatggctgaagatACCGATTCAATGCTTCAGCTAGTGAAAGAAATCTATGAACAAT GTTCACGAGGGGAAACTGTTATTTTGGTTTGA